The DNA window CATGCCCCTCGTCGGCGCCATCGACGACGACCGCGCCGCCCGTATCCTCGAGGTGCTGCTCGAAGGCATCTCCGAGCGCCGCGCCCGCATCGCCATCCTCGACGTCACCGGGGTGAAGGAGATGGACGACCGCATCGCGGATGCACTCTGCAAGGTCGCGCGTGCAGCCTCCCTCCTCGGCGCCAAGGTCGTCCTCACCGGAATTCAGCCCAGCACGGCGCGCGCGCTCGTCACCCTCGGGGTGAACACGTCCCATCTCACCACCCGCGCCACGCTCCAGGAAGCCATCGCCGACGCCCTCGTCCGTCCTTCACGCTGAGATCCCATCCGTCGTTGGACCAGCGTAGCCTGGGAAGACCCACCATGACGTCGAGTCCACTCCCACTGACGGCCACGCAAGACGAAGCCTCCTCGATCGCGGAGCGCATCGCTCAGCTCGAAGCGTCCATGCTGCCCATACGGCGCGAGATCGACCGCTTAAAACACCTGGCCTCGCTGATCCCGGCCAACATCTACATCATGGACTTCAAGCAGCTCAACGCGGTCTACTCGAACCGAGAGTTGAGCGCCCTCTTCGACTACACCGCGGAAGAGCTCCGGCGCATGGGCACCGCGCTGGTGCCGACCCTGGTGCACCCCGATGATCTCACGCGCTATTCGGCCCACCTCGAGCGGCTGACGCAGATCGAGGACGGTGAGGTCCTCAAGCTCGACTACCGCATCCGTCTCCGGAGTGGCGAGTACCGCTGGCTCCGCACCTTCGAGCAGGTCTTCTCCCGCAACCCCGACCGCAGCGTGCACCAGATCCTCGGTGTCGGCATCGATCTCACCGAGGAACGACAGGCCGAGGTCGAACGCGCCTACCTCCGCGAAGAACTCCTCCACGCTCAGACCGCTGCGCTCCAGGAGATCGGCACTCCACTCGTTCCGATCACATCGGGTGTCATCGCCATGCCGCTCATCGGGAGCATCGACGAACAGCGCGCCGCTCGCATCCTCGACGTACTCCTCGACGGCATCGCCGAGCGCCGCGCCCGCATGGCCCTCCTCGACGTCACCGGCGCCAAGGACGTCGACGCCCGCCTCGCCGCCACCATCCTCAAGGTTGCGCGTGCCGCCTCTTTGCTCGGCGCCGAGGTCGTCGTCACCGGGATCCAGCCCGAGATGGCGCGCATCCTGGTGCAGGAGGGCGCCAACCTCGGCCAGCTCAAGGCCTGCGCGACGCTGCAAGAGGGCATCACCCTCGCCCTGAGCCGCGCCGCTGGCTGAACGAGTCGCCCTCGGCCGCCCACGTCACGCCGCTGGATGCGCGCGTCGTCAGCACCATCACGAGCAGTGATCGTGTCCCGCACCACGTCAGCGGAACCAGTGATCTCTCAGGACGTCAGCACCACCACGGACAGCAAGGTTCCACGAAACGAACCGCGCGCAACTGGCGCAACTTGCGCTTGCAAGGTCCTTCTCGTCGACGTGATGCGATCCCTCCCTCCGTGAGCCGCGCCGCATCCACGCGGCATCGACGCCACACACGCGCAAGGCGTCGCAGGGTTTCGAACCACTGCGCGACGCCCGGGCGCCCCCTCCGACGACGCGCAGGTCTCCGGCACGGTCGCTGCAATGGATACGCGACGACGTTGCACCGCATCGACCAACGTCACCGATCCATCGATGCATGCCACGCCGCCGCGAAGCCGCGGCGGTCGAGGAGCCCTGCCATGTCTTCGAAGTTCCATGTCTCGCTTCTGATCCCCGCCCTGCTCGGCGGCGCCGCCTTCATCGCCTGTGCGCCAGCCGGAGAGTTCGACGATGACAGCGCGGAGGATCTGACCGGCGAGGCCGAGCAACAGGCCATCTGCACCACGTGTGGCGGCGATCCCCCCGATCCGCCCGATCCTGGCGAACCCCCGCCCTACACACCGCCCCCCTGCTCCGCGACGCACACGAACCCGGCGAGCCCCACCCCGTGGTTGAACGCGCCGTCGAGCATGCACCGCTACGCCGGCCGCTACGCCGACCGCAGTGGCTTCCCGATGGGCTTCCTCAACTACCACAAGGCGAACTACGGGCAGGGCACCGTCTGGGGCACCTTCCTCATCAACCAACACGGCTATGCGGGCTGGGAAGACGTCCCCCAGACCACGCTCGGCAACCCGAACGTCAACGACATCCCGGCGATGATGCGCGCCGCGCACACCATCGCCGTCGCACGAGGACACGCCGCCGGCATGCCGACCTTCGAGGAGGCGGTCAAGAACGGCGTCCACGTGAAGGGCATCGTCTTCTTCCCTCAGAGCGGCGTGGAGATCCGGGACGTCCATCCCTGCGAGCTCGGCTACCCCAACATCAACGACTACAGCCAGATGTTCCGCGGCGCGAACGACTACGGCGTGCGCAACGGCCTCTACGCGA is part of the Chondromyces crocatus genome and encodes:
- a CDS encoding PAS domain-containing protein, whose product is MTSSPLPLTATQDEASSIAERIAQLEASMLPIRREIDRLKHLASLIPANIYIMDFKQLNAVYSNRELSALFDYTAEELRRMGTALVPTLVHPDDLTRYSAHLERLTQIEDGEVLKLDYRIRLRSGEYRWLRTFEQVFSRNPDRSVHQILGVGIDLTEERQAEVERAYLREELLHAQTAALQEIGTPLVPITSGVIAMPLIGSIDEQRAARILDVLLDGIAERRARMALLDVTGAKDVDARLAATILKVARAASLLGAEVVVTGIQPEMARILVQEGANLGQLKACATLQEGITLALSRAAG